A region of Rhizobium grahamii DNA encodes the following proteins:
- a CDS encoding ActR/PrrA/RegA family redox response regulator transcription factor yields MSEPDHDTSTANEDHIGPDASLLIVDDDGPFLRRLARAMEARGFRVETAESVSEGVAKSKSHPPKYAVVDLRLGDGNGLDVIEAIRQRRDDTRIIVLTGYGNIATAVTAVKLGAVDYLAKPADADDVYAALTQRAGEKAELPENPMSADRVRWEHIQRVYEMCERNVSETARRLNMHRRTLQRILAKRAPK; encoded by the coding sequence ATGAGCGAACCGGACCACGATACTTCCACTGCAAACGAGGATCACATCGGTCCCGATGCCAGCCTGTTGATCGTGGACGACGACGGCCCGTTCCTTCGCCGGCTCGCACGCGCCATGGAAGCGCGTGGCTTTCGGGTGGAGACCGCGGAATCCGTTTCGGAAGGCGTCGCCAAATCGAAGAGTCATCCGCCGAAATATGCCGTCGTCGATTTGCGGCTTGGCGACGGCAACGGCCTCGATGTCATCGAGGCTATCCGGCAGCGCCGTGACGACACTCGAATCATCGTCCTGACCGGTTACGGTAATATCGCGACGGCCGTAACAGCGGTCAAACTCGGCGCGGTGGACTATCTGGCCAAGCCGGCGGATGCTGATGATGTCTACGCGGCATTGACGCAGCGCGCCGGCGAGAAGGCTGAGCTGCCTGAGAACCCGATGTCGGCCGATCGCGTTCGTTGGGAACATATCCAGCGGGTTTATGAAATGTGCGAGCGCAATGTTTCCGAAACCGCACGGCGGCTGAACATGCATCGACGCACGCTTCAGCGAATCCTTGCCAAACGCGCGCCGAAATAA
- a CDS encoding ActS/PrrB/RegB family redox-sensitive histidine kinase: MVDDVESLTDDGRHRSRRLRLQTLIRLRWLAVGGQALTVFVVAFWLKFPLPLLASATLIAALAIVNFYLMIRYPPTHRIDPGAAFVLLGFDLLQLCALLFITGGLANPFAALVCVPVIISFASQPIRYSTALILVAMVCITILAFSPFPLPWFDGVEINVHNVMQFGVWCSIASTMAFAAFYAYRVSMEASQLADALAATELVLQREKHLSQLDGLAAAAAHELGTPLATISVVAKEMERELKDDERFREDVQLLRSQSERCRDILRRLATLSAEGDAHLRRLPLSSMMEEIVAPHREFGIKLELVEKNSRKGEPVTDRNAGIMYGLGNLIENAVDYARDKVTVTVEHNQRSVRITVEDDGDGYSPDILTRIGEPYVTKRQREDRAGGLGLGLFIAKTLLERSGALLIFENRAPQGAGARVRVEWPRMLIDAHSTK, from the coding sequence ATGGTCGATGACGTCGAAAGCCTGACCGATGACGGCAGGCATCGCAGCAGAAGGCTCCGGCTTCAAACACTGATCCGGCTACGGTGGCTGGCGGTCGGGGGGCAGGCGCTGACCGTCTTCGTCGTTGCCTTCTGGCTGAAGTTTCCGTTGCCGCTCCTCGCAAGCGCGACCCTGATTGCGGCGCTCGCCATCGTCAACTTCTACCTGATGATCCGGTATCCGCCGACACATCGTATCGATCCTGGCGCTGCGTTCGTTCTTCTCGGCTTCGATCTCTTGCAGCTTTGTGCGTTGCTCTTCATTACGGGCGGACTTGCCAATCCGTTCGCAGCCCTCGTCTGTGTTCCCGTAATCATCTCCTTCGCCTCGCAGCCGATTCGCTACAGCACCGCCTTGATCCTGGTCGCGATGGTCTGCATCACCATTCTCGCCTTCTCGCCCTTCCCGCTCCCCTGGTTCGACGGCGTCGAGATCAATGTCCATAATGTCATGCAGTTCGGCGTCTGGTGTTCGATCGCCTCGACCATGGCTTTCGCGGCATTCTATGCCTACCGGGTTTCGATGGAGGCGAGCCAGCTCGCCGACGCGCTTGCGGCAACGGAGTTGGTGCTGCAGCGGGAGAAGCATCTTTCCCAGCTCGACGGCCTTGCCGCTGCAGCCGCGCATGAGCTTGGAACGCCGCTTGCCACCATCAGCGTCGTTGCCAAGGAGATGGAGCGAGAGCTGAAGGACGACGAACGGTTCCGCGAGGACGTGCAGTTGCTCCGCAGCCAAAGCGAGCGTTGCCGTGACATTCTAAGACGGCTTGCAACGCTTTCGGCGGAAGGTGACGCGCATCTGCGGCGCTTGCCGCTCTCCTCGATGATGGAGGAAATCGTCGCGCCCCATCGCGAATTCGGGATCAAGCTGGAGCTTGTCGAAAAGAACTCTCGAAAGGGCGAGCCGGTCACTGACCGCAATGCAGGCATTATGTATGGGCTCGGCAATCTCATCGAAAACGCCGTCGACTATGCGCGAGACAAGGTGACAGTCACGGTCGAGCACAATCAGCGGAGCGTGCGAATCACCGTGGAAGACGACGGCGACGGGTATTCACCGGATATTCTGACGAGGATCGGCGAGCCTTATGTAACGAAAAGACAGAGAGAGGATCGTGCCGGCGGTCTCGGCCTCGGCCTGTTCATCGCGAAGACGCTTCTGGAACGCTCAGGCGCGTTGCTGATTTTCGAGAATCGCGCTCCACAGGGCGCCGGCGCCCGCGTGCGTGTCGAATGGCCGCGCATGCTCATTGATGCACATTCGACAAAATAA
- a CDS encoding GFA family protein — protein sequence MNGQPAWTGGCRCGRVRLKISAKPLLTMACHCTGCQKMSSSAYSLSAAIPAEGFEITEGEPVIGGLHGAEAHHYFCGHCMTWMFTRSEGMEWFVNIRPTMLDDPRWFKPFIETWTREKLPFAETGAVHSYEALPEMDAYEGLVREYMACSRGL from the coding sequence ATGAATGGTCAACCTGCTTGGACTGGTGGCTGCCGGTGCGGCCGCGTTCGGCTGAAAATCAGTGCCAAGCCGCTCTTGACCATGGCATGCCACTGTACGGGCTGCCAGAAGATGTCATCCAGCGCCTATTCGCTGAGCGCCGCCATTCCGGCGGAAGGCTTCGAAATCACCGAGGGCGAGCCTGTCATTGGCGGCCTGCACGGGGCCGAGGCGCACCACTATTTTTGCGGCCACTGCATGACCTGGATGTTCACGCGATCGGAAGGGATGGAGTGGTTCGTCAACATCCGTCCGACGATGCTGGACGACCCGCGCTGGTTCAAGCCGTTTATCGAGACCTGGACACGCGAAAAGCTGCCCTTCGCCGAAACTGGCGCGGTTCACAGCTATGAGGCGCTACCCGAGATGGACGCCTATGAAGGATTGGTGAGGGAATACATGGCCTGCAGCCGAGGCCTGTAG
- the lepA gene encoding translation elongation factor 4 codes for MARMSTNPTTPLSHIRNFSIVAHIDHGKSTLADRLIQSTGGLAEREMSEQVLDSMDIERERGITIKAQTVRLHYKAKDGDTYILNLIDTPGHVDFAYEVSRSLSACEGSLLVVDASQGVEAQTLANVYQAIDNNHELVTVLNKIDLPAAEPDRIKEQIEEVIGIDASEAVLISAKTGLGIPDVLEAIVQKLPAPKSEGGEKAPLKALLVDSWYDTYLGVMVLVRVIDGVLTKGQTVRMMGTDAKYQVERVGVLTPKMVNVDSLGPGEIGFITASIKEVADTRVGDTITEDKRPTAQALPGFKPAQPVVFCGLFPVDAADFEDLRAAMGKLRLNDASFSFEMESSAALGFGFRCGFLGLLHLEIIQERLEREFNLDLIATAPSVVYQLTMTDGSERELHNPADMPDVVKIDEIREPWIKATIMTPDDYLGGILKLCQDRRGIQTELTYVGTRAMVTYELPLNEVVFDFYDRLKSISKGYASFDYHLEGYREGNLVKLSILVNGEPVDALSMLVHRASAEKRGRDMCERLKDLIPKHMFKIPIQAAIGGNVIARETISALRKDVTAKCYGGDATRKRKLLEKQKEGKKRMRQFGKVEIPQEAFIAALKMGDE; via the coding sequence ATGGCGCGCATGAGCACCAATCCGACCACTCCGCTTTCCCATATCCGCAACTTCTCGATCGTGGCCCACATCGACCACGGCAAATCGACGCTTGCAGACCGCCTGATCCAATCGACCGGCGGCTTGGCCGAGCGTGAGATGTCCGAGCAGGTGCTTGATAGCATGGATATCGAGCGCGAGCGCGGTATCACCATCAAGGCCCAGACGGTGCGCCTGCACTACAAGGCCAAGGATGGCGACACCTACATCCTGAACCTGATCGATACTCCCGGCCACGTCGACTTCGCCTATGAAGTCTCGCGTTCGCTGTCGGCCTGCGAAGGCTCGCTGCTTGTCGTCGACGCATCGCAGGGCGTGGAAGCGCAGACGCTTGCCAACGTCTATCAGGCGATCGACAACAATCACGAGCTGGTCACCGTTCTCAACAAGATCGACCTGCCTGCGGCCGAGCCCGACCGTATCAAGGAACAGATCGAGGAAGTCATCGGCATCGATGCTTCGGAAGCGGTGCTGATCTCGGCCAAGACCGGTCTCGGCATCCCCGACGTCCTGGAGGCCATCGTCCAGAAGTTGCCGGCGCCGAAGAGTGAGGGTGGCGAGAAAGCACCGCTGAAGGCGCTTCTCGTCGACAGCTGGTACGACACCTATCTCGGCGTGATGGTTCTCGTCCGCGTCATCGACGGCGTGCTGACCAAGGGGCAGACGGTCCGGATGATGGGTACGGATGCCAAATATCAGGTTGAACGCGTCGGCGTACTGACGCCGAAGATGGTCAATGTCGACAGTCTCGGGCCGGGCGAGATCGGCTTCATCACCGCTTCGATCAAGGAAGTCGCAGACACGCGCGTCGGCGACACCATAACCGAAGACAAGCGGCCTACGGCGCAGGCCTTGCCGGGCTTCAAGCCGGCGCAGCCTGTGGTCTTCTGCGGCCTGTTCCCTGTCGATGCCGCGGATTTCGAAGATCTGCGCGCGGCGATGGGCAAGCTTCGCCTCAACGATGCGTCTTTCTCCTTCGAGATGGAATCATCCGCCGCACTCGGCTTCGGCTTCCGCTGCGGCTTCCTTGGCCTGCTGCACCTCGAAATCATCCAGGAACGCCTGGAACGTGAATTCAATCTCGATCTGATCGCCACGGCACCCTCTGTGGTCTATCAGCTGACGATGACCGATGGCAGCGAACGCGAGCTGCACAATCCCGCCGACATGCCCGATGTCGTCAAGATCGACGAAATCCGCGAACCCTGGATCAAGGCAACGATCATGACGCCCGACGACTATCTCGGCGGCATCCTCAAGCTCTGCCAGGACCGTCGCGGTATCCAGACCGAGCTCACCTATGTCGGCACGCGCGCCATGGTGACCTACGAGCTGCCGCTCAACGAAGTTGTCTTCGATTTCTACGACCGGCTGAAGTCGATTTCGAAGGGCTATGCTTCGTTCGACTATCACCTTGAAGGCTACCGCGAAGGCAATCTGGTGAAGCTGTCGATCCTCGTCAACGGCGAGCCGGTCGATGCGCTTTCGATGCTGGTCCACCGCGCGTCCGCCGAAAAGCGCGGCCGCGACATGTGCGAACGGCTGAAGGATCTGATTCCGAAGCACATGTTCAAGATCCCGATCCAGGCCGCTATCGGCGGCAATGTCATTGCCCGCGAGACGATCTCGGCGCTCCGCAAGGACGTGACGGCCAAGTGCTACGGCGGCGACGCCACCCGCAAGCGCAAACTTCTGGAAAAGCAGAAGGAAGGCAAGAAGCGCATGCGCCAGTTCGGCAAGGTGGAGATTCCGCAGGAGGCCTTCATCGCCGCGCTCAAGATGGGCGACGAGTAA
- a CDS encoding helix-turn-helix domain-containing protein produces MEQELEKAIASRIRKLRMQKNLTLDDLAHASGVSRAMISRIERGEASPTASLLARVCAALGLSLSAFFAEEGEVSPLSRRQDQQVWRDPETGYVRRSVSPPGTASDVDIVDVEFPPGARVSFPPHAASSGMTQHVWLFDGEMEMTTGDQVHRLLPGDCLFMPVGEGHVFHNPGNIPARYCVVLDRRGR; encoded by the coding sequence ATGGAACAGGAACTGGAAAAGGCGATCGCCAGTCGCATTCGCAAACTCCGAATGCAGAAGAATTTGACGCTGGATGACCTCGCCCATGCGTCGGGCGTCAGCCGTGCGATGATCTCGCGAATCGAGCGCGGCGAGGCGAGTCCGACGGCATCGCTACTTGCGCGGGTGTGCGCCGCGCTCGGTCTGTCGCTGTCGGCGTTCTTCGCTGAAGAGGGCGAGGTCTCGCCGTTGTCGCGCCGGCAGGATCAGCAGGTCTGGCGCGATCCGGAGACGGGATACGTCAGACGCTCGGTTTCACCGCCTGGCACCGCGTCCGATGTCGACATCGTCGACGTCGAGTTCCCGCCCGGCGCTCGTGTCAGTTTCCCGCCGCATGCAGCAAGCAGCGGCATGACCCAGCATGTCTGGCTGTTCGACGGCGAGATGGAAATGACCACGGGCGATCAGGTGCATCGCCTGCTGCCTGGCGACTGTCTCTTTATGCCGGTCGGCGAAGGCCACGTTTTTCATAACCCCGGCAACATTCCGGCTCGCTATTGCGTCGTGCTTGATCGACGCGGCCGCTAG
- a CDS encoding GNAT family N-acetyltransferase — protein sequence MTAMIRLLSAAEARLAIPDLCEVLADCVNGGASVGFMQPYAPADAEPYWRGVADTVASGATLLLVAEIGGRIVGTVQVGAAQMPNQPHRGDLKKLLVHRAARGKGLARLLMEAAEREAASRGMTLLVLDTATGSDAEVIYPRLGWERVGVIPDYALWPEGGLCATTFFYKRVA from the coding sequence ATGACCGCAATGATCCGCCTTCTTAGCGCAGCTGAAGCCCGTTTAGCGATACCCGATCTTTGCGAGGTGCTGGCTGACTGCGTCAACGGCGGCGCCTCCGTCGGCTTCATGCAGCCCTACGCTCCCGCCGATGCCGAGCCTTATTGGCGGGGCGTTGCCGACACCGTTGCTTCGGGCGCAACGCTGCTGCTGGTGGCCGAAATCGGAGGCCGGATCGTCGGCACGGTGCAGGTCGGCGCGGCACAGATGCCGAACCAACCCCACCGCGGCGATCTGAAGAAGCTGCTCGTGCATCGTGCCGCGCGCGGAAAGGGGCTGGCGCGCTTGCTGATGGAAGCTGCCGAACGCGAAGCCGCCTCGCGCGGCATGACACTCCTGGTGCTCGACACGGCAACTGGAAGCGATGCGGAGGTGATCTATCCGCGGCTCGGCTGGGAGCGGGTCGGTGTGATTCCCGATTATGCGCTATGGCCGGAAGGCGGCCTCTGCGCCACGACATTTTTCTACAAGCGGGTTGCGTGA
- a CDS encoding group III truncated hemoglobin, producing MDTEIQGRAAHVAAIRERAEADMKAMGIDEAFVDRLVDTFYGRVLQHPTLGPVFDARLSGRWPEHMQKMKSFWSSVAFRSGAYGGKPVQAHTGVANMSPDLFPQWLALFSETLDDIAPNPEAKAWFMATAERIARSLTLSLFYNPALDDPQRKPA from the coding sequence ATGGATACGGAAATACAGGGCCGCGCCGCGCACGTGGCCGCCATTCGCGAGCGTGCCGAAGCCGACATGAAGGCGATGGGCATCGATGAAGCGTTCGTCGATCGCTTGGTCGACACCTTCTATGGGCGCGTACTCCAGCATCCAACGCTTGGGCCGGTATTCGATGCCCGCCTTTCCGGTCGCTGGCCCGAACATATGCAGAAGATGAAGAGCTTCTGGTCATCGGTCGCTTTTCGGAGCGGCGCCTATGGCGGCAAGCCAGTACAGGCGCATACGGGTGTCGCGAACATGTCGCCCGATCTCTTCCCGCAGTGGCTGGCGCTGTTTTCCGAGACGCTTGACGATATCGCTCCGAACCCGGAGGCCAAAGCCTGGTTCATGGCGACCGCTGAGCGGATCGCCAGGAGCCTGACGCTATCGCTGTTCTACAATCCAGCACTCGACGATCCGCAGCGAAAGCCTGCCTGA
- a CDS encoding carbon-nitrogen hydrolase family protein, producing the protein MKIAAAQTLVSSDITANGNSIRCMITTAAACGTHVINFCEGALSGYAKFQILHPDDWRGFDWKKQEAELQAIADLCGELRIFAVVGGAHRLTESCPPHNSLYIFSAKGALLTRYDKRFLSNSELGGWYSPGTAPITFEVDGYRFGCAICIESQFQEVFQEYEALDVDAVLFSSYGIAEYFQIALRAHAGLNCIWIGAATPVQKAAKGPAGVIGPDGRWVTQCPAAPEPHLVTAVLDREDPLYDIPLQKARPWRRKAREGEIYREKTVDNPRTKDRSAY; encoded by the coding sequence ATGAAGATTGCCGCTGCGCAGACGCTGGTTTCTTCCGATATCACGGCAAACGGCAACTCAATCCGATGCATGATCACGACTGCTGCCGCGTGCGGCACGCATGTCATCAATTTCTGCGAGGGCGCGCTTTCTGGATACGCCAAGTTCCAGATCTTGCATCCCGACGATTGGAGAGGTTTCGACTGGAAAAAGCAGGAGGCAGAGCTTCAAGCAATCGCGGATCTCTGCGGAGAGCTCCGTATTTTTGCGGTTGTCGGCGGGGCACATCGGCTGACGGAAAGCTGTCCGCCCCACAACAGTCTCTACATTTTCTCCGCGAAAGGCGCGCTTCTCACCCGCTACGACAAGAGGTTCCTGTCGAACAGCGAGCTCGGCGGCTGGTACTCACCAGGTACGGCACCCATCACCTTCGAAGTCGACGGTTATCGTTTCGGCTGTGCCATCTGCATCGAATCTCAATTTCAGGAGGTATTTCAGGAATATGAAGCACTCGACGTCGATGCCGTGCTGTTCTCCTCCTACGGCATTGCCGAATACTTCCAGATTGCGCTTCGCGCTCATGCGGGACTGAACTGCATCTGGATCGGCGCAGCGACACCGGTGCAGAAAGCCGCCAAAGGCCCGGCCGGCGTCATCGGCCCGGATGGGCGATGGGTGACGCAATGCCCAGCTGCCCCTGAACCGCACCTCGTGACTGCGGTGCTCGATCGCGAAGACCCTCTCTACGACATTCCACTGCAGAAGGCTCGACCTTGGCGGCGGAAGGCACGTGAGGGCGAGATCTATCGCGAGAAGACGGTCGACAATCCCAGGACCAAAGACAGAAGCGCTTATTGA
- a CDS encoding LssY C-terminal domain-containing protein produces the protein MRTTIGGVAVLLVAYLLAAYFLIPEIWIRRDAGRIAEFGPMVTTTEQDIPGDPINVGLVGSKEEVLHAFASAGWDPADKITLRTSAEIGLSVVLDRPDLDAPVSPLLFAGRKQDLAFEKAVGKSADERHHVRLWETGSAGADGRPLWLGSASFDRGVGFSHDTGQITHHIAPDVDAERDLVIGDLKTAGQLSSTYEIPGIGATKTGRNGGGDPYFTDGKALIGVLRRPATP, from the coding sequence ATGCGGACAACAATTGGCGGCGTGGCGGTGCTGCTGGTCGCATATCTGCTTGCCGCCTATTTTCTGATCCCGGAAATATGGATCCGCCGCGACGCCGGTCGTATCGCCGAATTTGGGCCGATGGTCACGACCACCGAGCAGGACATCCCCGGAGACCCCATCAATGTCGGCCTTGTCGGCTCCAAGGAGGAGGTGCTGCACGCCTTCGCATCTGCTGGATGGGATCCCGCCGACAAGATCACGCTGCGGACCTCGGCCGAGATCGGTCTGAGCGTCGTGCTTGACCGACCTGATCTCGACGCGCCGGTCAGCCCCTTGCTGTTCGCGGGCCGCAAACAAGATCTGGCGTTTGAGAAGGCCGTCGGCAAGAGCGCCGACGAGCGCCACCACGTCCGCCTTTGGGAAACCGGCAGCGCCGGTGCGGATGGTCGCCCATTATGGCTTGGCTCGGCGAGCTTCGACCGTGGCGTCGGCTTCAGCCACGACACCGGCCAGATCACCCATCATATTGCGCCGGATGTCGATGCCGAGCGGGATCTTGTTATCGGCGACCTCAAGACCGCCGGGCAATTGTCCTCCACCTATGAGATCCCGGGCATCGGGGCTACCAAGACCGGCCGCAACGGTGGTGGCGACCCATATTTCACCGATGGTAAAGCGCTGATCGGCGTGCTGCGTCGCCCGGCCACGCCCTAG
- the recF gene encoding DNA replication/repair protein RecF (All proteins in this family for which functions are known are DNA-binding proteins that assist the filamentation of RecA onto DNA for the initiation of recombination or recombinational repair.): protein MPQKVSLSRLKLTDFRNYASASLSLDDRHVVLTGDNGAGKTNLMEAVSFLSPGRGLRRATYSDVTRVGATAGFSIFAELDGMDGEVEIGTGVDTTDDSASRRLRINGTPAKSADELTDHLRLLWLTPSMDGLFTGGSSERRRFLDRLVLSLDPAHGRRASDFERAMRSRNKLLDERRFDPAWLSGIEQQMASLGIAMAMARQEMLDLLARLIDETHETSPFPAAALELAGFMDGQFSRPAVDLEDEYAAMLADSRYRDAAAGRTLEGPHRADLLVRHRQKQMDAARCSTGEQKALLVGLILAHARLVANLTGYAPVLLLDEIAAHLDEGRRAALFDLIDALGGQAFMTGTDRAMFSALGERAQFLTVADGKVFE, encoded by the coding sequence ATGCCGCAAAAAGTCTCTCTTTCCCGTCTCAAGCTGACCGACTTTCGCAATTATGCGTCTGCCTCGTTGTCGCTCGACGACAGGCACGTGGTGCTGACGGGGGACAACGGCGCGGGCAAGACCAATCTGATGGAAGCTGTCTCCTTCCTTTCGCCGGGACGAGGGCTGCGCCGCGCTACCTATAGCGACGTCACGCGCGTTGGTGCGACCGCAGGCTTTTCGATCTTTGCGGAACTCGACGGCATGGATGGCGAGGTGGAGATCGGCACCGGTGTCGACACCACCGATGACAGCGCTTCCCGCCGACTGCGTATCAACGGCACGCCGGCAAAATCGGCCGATGAACTGACCGATCATCTGCGTCTACTGTGGTTGACCCCCTCGATGGATGGCCTGTTTACCGGCGGATCGTCCGAACGCCGGCGTTTTCTCGATCGGCTCGTACTCTCGCTCGATCCGGCCCACGGCCGCCGTGCCAGTGATTTCGAGCGCGCCATGCGCAGCCGCAACAAGCTGCTCGACGAACGCCGTTTCGATCCCGCCTGGCTTTCCGGTATCGAACAGCAGATGGCGAGCCTCGGTATCGCGATGGCGATGGCGCGTCAGGAGATGCTTGACCTGCTTGCTCGTCTGATTGACGAGACGCACGAGACCTCGCCCTTTCCAGCCGCCGCGCTGGAGCTTGCGGGGTTCATGGATGGCCAGTTCTCCCGCCCCGCCGTCGACCTTGAGGACGAATATGCCGCCATGCTTGCGGATAGCCGCTACCGCGACGCCGCAGCCGGTCGCACGCTTGAGGGTCCCCATCGAGCCGACCTGCTTGTGCGCCACCGACAAAAGCAAATGGACGCAGCCCGCTGTTCTACCGGCGAACAGAAAGCCCTTCTGGTCGGATTGATCCTGGCCCACGCCCGTCTGGTCGCCAATCTTACCGGCTATGCGCCGGTCCTCTTGCTCGATGAGATCGCTGCGCATCTCGACGAAGGCAGACGCGCCGCGCTCTTCGACCTGATCGACGCACTCGGCGGCCAAGCTTTCATGACCGGTACCGATCGCGCGATGTTCTCGGCTCTAGGCGAGCGCGCGCAATTCTTGACCGTTGCCGATGGAAAGGTTTTCGAATGA
- a CDS encoding molybdopterin-synthase adenylyltransferase MoeB — protein sequence MTDAASPSTKGRASIAPMEPLSPEEIARYQRHILLPEIGGAGQQKLKAARVLVIGAGGLGAPVLQYLAAAGIGTLGIADDDRVSLSNLQRQVIHDSGTIGEMKTESAAFAIARLNPHVNVIRFEERFSPDTARRHLSGFDLLIDGSDNFDTRYTAADAAEAAQIPLVTGAVGRFDGSVTVLKPYSTAEDGTPNPTYRDLFPEKPPAGLIPACAETGVIGALTGVIGTLMAMEAIKLVTGTGEPLVGRLLLYDALAARFDTIRYKRRRARQSQAS from the coding sequence ATGACCGATGCCGCTTCCCCCTCAACCAAAGGCCGTGCTAGCATCGCGCCCATGGAACCCCTCAGCCCGGAAGAAATCGCGCGATATCAGCGCCATATCCTGCTTCCCGAGATCGGCGGCGCCGGTCAGCAGAAACTGAAAGCTGCCCGAGTGCTCGTTATCGGTGCCGGCGGGCTGGGCGCACCAGTCCTGCAATATCTGGCCGCGGCAGGCATTGGCACGCTCGGCATTGCGGATGATGACCGGGTTTCACTCTCGAATCTGCAGCGGCAGGTGATCCACGATTCCGGAACGATCGGCGAAATGAAGACCGAAAGCGCCGCCTTCGCGATCGCCCGCCTGAACCCGCACGTCAACGTGATCCGCTTCGAGGAACGCTTTTCGCCTGACACTGCGCGCCGTCATCTGTCGGGCTTCGATCTGCTGATAGACGGGTCGGATAATTTCGATACCCGCTATACGGCGGCTGACGCTGCCGAGGCCGCGCAAATCCCGTTGGTGACGGGCGCTGTCGGCCGCTTCGATGGTTCCGTCACGGTTCTGAAGCCTTATTCTACCGCTGAAGACGGAACGCCAAACCCGACCTATCGCGATCTCTTCCCAGAGAAGCCGCCAGCGGGATTGATCCCTGCCTGTGCTGAGACCGGCGTCATCGGTGCCTTGACCGGGGTGATCGGCACGCTGATGGCGATGGAAGCAATCAAGCTTGTCACCGGCACCGGCGAACCATTGGTCGGTCGGCTATTGCTCTACGATGCGCTCGCCGCGCGCTTCGACACGATCCGCTACAAGCGTCGCCGCGCAAGGCAAAGCCAGGCATCATGA
- a CDS encoding GNAT family N-acetyltransferase translates to MNIVRIDEDFRRWDELLALILSSFAYMNDRIDPPSSALKLKPATLAEKARAEIAYAATDGDILCGCIFLRPEEGCLYVGKLAVAPTAQGRGIGRQLLALAEQVARDRALPFLRLETRIELVENHDVFARWGFEKTAENAHPGFTRVTSIEMRKPVSA, encoded by the coding sequence ATGAACATCGTGCGTATCGATGAGGATTTTCGACGCTGGGACGAACTGCTGGCGCTGATACTATCGTCCTTCGCCTATATGAACGATCGCATCGATCCGCCGTCATCTGCCTTGAAGCTCAAGCCGGCGACGCTGGCGGAAAAGGCGCGCGCCGAAATCGCCTACGCCGCGACGGATGGCGATATCCTGTGCGGCTGCATCTTCCTGCGCCCGGAAGAGGGCTGCCTGTATGTCGGCAAGCTCGCCGTGGCACCAACTGCACAAGGCAGAGGCATAGGCCGACAGCTGTTGGCCCTCGCCGAACAAGTGGCACGAGACCGCGCCCTGCCGTTCCTGCGGCTGGAGACCCGCATAGAGCTCGTCGAAAATCATGACGTCTTCGCACGCTGGGGATTCGAGAAAACCGCCGAAAACGCGCATCCCGGCTTCACCAGGGTAACGTCGATCGAGATGCGCAAGCCGGTCTCGGCTTAG